One window from the genome of Chloroflexota bacterium encodes:
- a CDS encoding response regulator transcription factor has product MSKTRVLLVDDHEIVRLGLMTLINDQPDLEVVGEAGTAAEAVRAVERLRPRVVLMDIRMPGEGGIEATRQITAGFPETKVVMLTSFADDELVVKAIRAGAVGYILKQVGNEELLRAIAAAARGEALLDPSTTARLLSRVREAERKADEDAFRDLSDRELEVLAEVARGKTNAEIGQILNLSEKTARNYLSTILEKLHLANRIELATYAVEHHLFERLGRE; this is encoded by the coding sequence ATGAGCAAAACGCGGGTGCTACTCGTAGACGATCACGAAATCGTCCGGCTGGGACTGATGACCCTGATCAACGATCAGCCTGACCTGGAAGTGGTGGGCGAGGCCGGCACTGCCGCCGAGGCTGTGCGCGCCGTTGAGCGCTTGCGCCCCCGCGTGGTGCTGATGGATATCCGCATGCCCGGCGAGGGCGGCATTGAGGCGACGAGACAGATCACCGCCGGCTTCCCGGAAACCAAAGTCGTCATGCTCACCTCTTTCGCCGACGACGAATTGGTTGTGAAAGCGATTCGGGCGGGCGCAGTAGGCTACATCCTCAAACAAGTCGGCAACGAGGAGCTTCTGCGCGCCATTGCCGCCGCCGCGCGCGGCGAGGCCTTGCTTGACCCCTCCACCACCGCCCGCCTGCTCTCGCGCGTCCGCGAAGCCGAACGCAAAGCCGACGAGGACGCTTTCCGCGATCTCTCTGACCGGGAACTGGAAGTGCTGGCCGAAGTGGCGCGGGGCAAGACCAACGCCGAGATCGGCCAGATTTTGAATCTGAGCGAAAAGACGGCCCGTAACTACCTCAGCACCATCCTCGAAAAGCTCCATCTCGCCAATCGCATCGAACTGGCGACGTATGCTGTTGAACATCACTTGTTTGAAAGACTGGGCCGTGAATGA
- a CDS encoding sensor histidine kinase: MAFIREFFELNRDIILFIYGLVFFVLGLGIALQSRRYSRLDLARSLSWLAAFGFTHSFNEWGDLFIPIQRTYLSEPVVQMLNVVQLLLLAVSFTCLFEFGVALLRPLGRARWLHGVPAGLLLAWVFSIFFIFLPFAADLLSWHHMANAIARYFIGFPAGLLAAYGLRQQTFQRIAPLNVPHIVNTLRVAGVALVLYAIFGGLISPPVPFFPGNFLNAANFEQAFGVPPLVFRSLIGLTLAIAIIRALEVFEVETARIIERMEQQQILAAERERIGRELHDGAIQTVYTAGLLVESAHKLVPADGPAAVRLEKAVAVLNDAIGDLRRNLGELHAAPSGELLPVALHRLAEDPRFRSLVDISLNLDLADADSLSPVRTDHVLAIAGEALSNVVRHAQARRVRISAQTTDSRLTIRIQDDGRGIMGDWQAGYGLRNMRDRARLLGGQLEVTSANGKGTTIILDIPWKDER, translated from the coding sequence ATGGCCTTCATTCGCGAATTCTTTGAACTGAATCGTGACATCATCTTGTTCATCTACGGATTGGTATTCTTCGTGCTGGGGCTGGGCATCGCTCTCCAATCCCGCCGTTATTCGCGCCTCGACCTTGCCCGCAGTCTCTCGTGGCTGGCGGCCTTCGGGTTTACCCACAGTTTCAACGAGTGGGGCGACCTGTTCATTCCGATTCAAAGGACATATTTGAGCGAGCCTGTCGTCCAAATGTTGAATGTCGTTCAGCTTCTCCTGCTGGCCGTCTCGTTTACCTGCCTGTTTGAATTTGGCGTTGCCCTGCTCCGGCCACTGGGCCGGGCGCGCTGGTTGCACGGCGTTCCGGCCGGGTTGTTGCTGGCCTGGGTCTTCAGCATCTTCTTTATTTTTCTTCCGTTCGCCGCCGATCTTCTCTCCTGGCACCACATGGCCAATGCCATTGCCCGTTACTTCATTGGCTTTCCCGCCGGCTTGTTGGCCGCCTATGGTTTGCGGCAACAAACATTTCAGCGCATTGCCCCGCTCAACGTTCCCCACATCGTCAACACTCTGCGCGTGGCCGGAGTCGCGCTGGTTCTCTATGCCATATTTGGCGGGTTGATCTCGCCGCCGGTGCCGTTCTTTCCGGGGAACTTTCTCAACGCGGCCAACTTCGAACAAGCCTTTGGCGTGCCGCCGCTGGTCTTTCGTTCACTCATCGGCCTCACCTTAGCCATCGCCATCATTCGGGCGCTGGAAGTCTTTGAAGTAGAAACGGCGCGCATAATCGAACGGATGGAACAACAGCAAATCCTTGCCGCCGAGCGCGAGCGCATTGGCCGGGAACTGCACGATGGCGCAATCCAAACTGTGTACACCGCTGGCCTGCTGGTCGAGTCTGCGCACAAGCTGGTGCCGGCTGACGGCCCTGCCGCCGTCCGTTTGGAGAAAGCCGTTGCCGTGCTGAATGACGCCATTGGCGACCTGCGCCGGAACCTCGGCGAATTGCACGCTGCTCCTTCGGGCGAACTGCTCCCAGTGGCGCTCCACCGCCTGGCCGAGGACCCGCGCTTCCGCTCACTGGTTGATATATCCCTTAACCTTGATCTGGCCGACGCCGATTCACTCTCTCCCGTTCGCACCGACCACGTGCTGGCCATCGCCGGCGAAGCCCTTTCCAACGTCGTTCGGCACGCGCAGGCCCGCCGGGTCAGAATCAGCGCGCAGACCACCGACAGCCGCTTGACCATTCGCATCCAAGATGACGGGCGGGGGATCATGGGCGACTGGCAGGCGGGATACGGTCTCCGCAATATGCGGGATCGGGCACGCTTACTCGGCGGCCAGTTGGAAGTGACGAGCGCTAACGGCAAGGGCACGACCATCATCCTTGACATTCCCTGGAAGGACGAGCGATGA
- a CDS encoding aminotransferase class I/II-fold pyridoxal phosphate-dependent enzyme, with the protein MNIPPFKLERYFAEYEFKVKYLLSPSDCEGYSMSELLAMADSHGLAYWNTLKLGYTESPGHLALRAEIAGLYQTMMPEDVVVAVPEEAIFIAMNTLLKPGDHLVTIFPAYQSLYELASAIGCQVTRWPVELVDGEWRLDLTRLEDGLTDRTRLIVLNFPHNPTGFLPSRADLDSIIALARKYGLTIFCDEMYRLLEHDPARRLPAMCDLYEKGISLSGLSKSFALPGLRVGWLATQDRALVDRWLTFKDYTTICNSAPSEALGIIALRAKQTIVARNLEIIQSNVKVAEAFFAAHSDQLQWIKPLAGSIAFPRWLAAKPVETFCQEMLDQHGVMIVPGSIFDYPSQLHDQSQHFRVGLGRLNFPEALERVRDYFTPILS; encoded by the coding sequence ATGAACATTCCTCCCTTCAAGCTCGAACGCTACTTTGCCGAATACGAATTCAAAGTGAAGTATCTCCTCAGTCCGTCGGACTGCGAAGGCTATTCGATGAGTGAGTTGCTGGCGATGGCTGACTCACACGGCCTGGCGTATTGGAATACGCTCAAACTGGGCTACACCGAGTCGCCCGGCCATCTGGCGTTGCGGGCTGAGATCGCTGGACTGTATCAAACGATGATGCCGGAGGACGTGGTTGTGGCCGTGCCTGAGGAGGCGATCTTCATCGCCATGAACACTTTGCTCAAGCCGGGCGATCATCTGGTGACCATCTTCCCCGCTTATCAGTCGCTCTACGAACTGGCGAGCGCAATTGGCTGTCAGGTCACGCGCTGGCCGGTGGAATTGGTTGACGGTGAGTGGCGGCTCGACCTGACTCGACTGGAAGACGGCCTCACCGACCGAACCCGACTCATCGTCCTCAACTTTCCTCACAACCCCACCGGCTTCCTGCCCTCCCGCGCCGACCTGGACTCAATCATTGCTCTGGCGCGAAAATATGGCCTCACTATTTTCTGCGACGAGATGTACCGCCTGCTGGAGCACGACCCGGCCCGGCGTTTGCCCGCAATGTGTGACTTGTATGAAAAGGGCATCTCGCTGTCGGGCCTGTCCAAGTCGTTCGCCCTGCCGGGCTTGCGCGTGGGCTGGCTGGCGACTCAGGATCGGGCGCTAGTGGATCGGTGGCTGACGTTCAAGGACTACACGACGATTTGCAACAGCGCCCCGAGCGAAGCGCTGGGCATCATTGCCCTGCGCGCCAAACAAACGATCGTTGCTCGTAATCTGGAAATCATTCAGTCGAACGTGAAGGTTGCCGAGGCCTTCTTCGCCGCTCACAGCGATCAGTTGCAATGGATAAAACCGCTGGCTGGTTCGATCGCGTTTCCCCGGTGGCTGGCGGCCAAACCGGTGGAAACGTTTTGCCAGGAGATGTTGGATCAGCATGGGGTGATGATCGTGCCGGGCAGTATTTTTGACTATCCGTCTCAATTGCACGATCAGAGTCAGCATTTCCGCGTTGGGTTGGGGCGGCTGAATTTCCCGGAGGCGCTTGAGCGCGTTCGAGATTATTTTACGCCAATTTTGTCCTAA
- a CDS encoding nodulation protein NfeD, whose protein sequence is MNKHHKIKSLLIVLLISLSFTALAHAQTTGGAIVLTAEGPVTPVMVSYIQRGISTAEQQGAQVLIIKLNTPGGQRDLMKKIVNAILESETPVVVYVAPRGAIAGSAGTVITLAGHLNAMAPETAIGAASPVGSQGEDLGQTIDAKLKNALKAEIRNYASERPEEAIALAESMIDEAKAATADEAKAVGLTDFIADDVADLLRQLDGHKVEVNGRTVILQTANAPITELSVSLLEEILGVLTNPNIVFLLITIGAQAILIELSSPGGWVAGFIGAICLALAFYGLGVLPVNWFGIVFIILAFALFILDVNAPTHGALTAAAVGSLIVGALVLFNSPGSEPYLRISIPFVVGTSVVLGAAFFGILLVAFRTRYLPVAVGVEALVGKEGEVRQPLAPGGTVQVGGELWSAETEDGQPIEAGQKVEVVAVKGLKLKVRKRKK, encoded by the coding sequence ATGAACAAACACCACAAAATCAAAAGCTTGTTGATCGTTTTGCTCATCTCTTTGAGTTTTACGGCCCTTGCTCACGCCCAAACCACAGGCGGCGCAATTGTGCTCACCGCCGAGGGGCCGGTGACGCCGGTCATGGTCAGCTACATCCAGCGCGGCATCTCCACCGCCGAGCAACAGGGCGCACAAGTCCTCATCATCAAACTCAATACGCCGGGCGGCCAGAGAGACTTGATGAAGAAGATCGTCAACGCCATTTTGGAAAGCGAGACGCCGGTGGTCGTCTACGTTGCCCCGCGCGGGGCGATTGCCGGGAGCGCCGGAACCGTCATCACCCTCGCCGGCCACCTCAACGCCATGGCTCCCGAAACAGCCATCGGCGCGGCCAGCCCGGTCGGCTCGCAAGGCGAAGACCTCGGCCAAACGATAGACGCTAAACTCAAGAATGCCCTCAAGGCTGAGATAAGAAACTACGCCAGCGAACGCCCTGAAGAGGCCATTGCCCTGGCCGAGTCCATGATTGACGAGGCCAAAGCCGCTACTGCCGACGAAGCCAAAGCCGTCGGCCTCACCGATTTCATTGCCGACGACGTGGCCGACCTGCTCCGCCAGTTGGACGGCCACAAAGTCGAAGTGAATGGCCGGACTGTGATTCTGCAAACGGCGAATGCCCCGATCACCGAACTTTCGGTCAGCCTGCTCGAAGAAATCCTCGGCGTGCTTACCAACCCAAACATCGTCTTTCTGCTAATTACGATAGGCGCTCAAGCCATTTTGATCGAGTTGTCGAGTCCGGGCGGGTGGGTGGCCGGCTTTATCGGCGCGATCTGTTTGGCGCTTGCGTTTTACGGCCTCGGCGTTTTGCCCGTCAACTGGTTTGGCATAGTCTTCATTATCCTGGCTTTCGCGCTCTTCATTCTTGATGTCAATGCGCCCACGCACGGCGCGCTCACGGCAGCGGCGGTCGGCTCGCTCATCGTCGGCGCGCTGGTGTTGTTCAACTCGCCCGGCTCCGAGCCTTATCTGCGTATCTCGATTCCGTTTGTCGTCGGCACCTCGGTCGTTCTAGGCGCGGCCTTCTTTGGCATTTTGCTGGTGGCGTTTAGAACCCGCTACCTGCCGGTGGCTGTTGGCGTGGAAGCGTTGGTGGGCAAGGAGGGCGAAGTGCGCCAGCCACTGGCTCCCGGCGGCACGGTGCAGGTGGGCGGCGAACTGTGGAGCGCCGAGACCGAAGACGGGCAACCCATCGAAGCCGGGCAAAAGGTGGAAGTGGTGGCAGTGAAAGGCCTCAAACTCAAAGTCCGTAAACGCAAGAAATAA
- a CDS encoding ABC-F family ATP-binding cassette domain-containing protein, translated as MIVLSLSNVSLTLGARPIFANLNWEIQHDQRIGLIGPNGTGKSSLFKLLVGEHTPERGGAITKAKGVTLGYLPQDPEFDPASTALAVALSGNARLIEVESQLARIDSRLADPAVYNNPKALTRTLEDQQKSLDEFAALGGEGYESRVRTTLLGLGLREADFDKPIGALSGGQKKLVGLARLMMAKPSVLLLDEPDNHLDLAGKAFLERLIINYSGAVVIISHDRYLLDAVVTHITELEDGKLTTFSGDYSMFVIDKEEKLARQSELYHVQQREVSRIEAAIKRYAIWAKVYDSEKFAKRARAIQNRLDKMDRIERPVLERRRMDLALSGWRGSNKVLELIGVRKSFGESPLLRGLNLLVRHGERVGLIGANGAGKSVLLRLIIGQEAADAGEVKIGPSVKIGHYAQEHETLNFAQTPLEAVRLARPLSEGNAVSFLGRYLFPYRQVTQKIGDLSGGERSRLQLALLVLSDVNFLLLDEPTNNLDIASAEVLENALAEFEGAVLVISHDRYFLDRTVNLIVELKDGLLTEYVGSYSDYAEKKGI; from the coding sequence GTGATCGTTCTCAGCCTCTCGAACGTCAGCCTGACTCTGGGCGCGCGCCCGATCTTCGCCAACCTGAACTGGGAAATTCAACACGATCAACGGATCGGCCTGATCGGCCCCAACGGCACGGGGAAGTCGTCTCTGTTTAAGTTGCTGGTCGGCGAACACACCCCGGAGCGGGGCGGGGCGATCACCAAAGCCAAAGGCGTCACCCTCGGCTACCTGCCGCAAGACCCGGAGTTCGACCCGGCCTCCACCGCGCTGGCGGTTGCCCTGTCGGGCAACGCCCGCCTCATCGAAGTCGAGTCGCAATTGGCCCGGATCGATTCACGTCTGGCTGACCCGGCCGTCTACAACAACCCCAAAGCCCTGACTCGCACTCTGGAAGATCAACAGAAGTCCCTGGACGAGTTCGCCGCCCTCGGCGGCGAAGGCTACGAGTCGCGAGTGCGAACGACCCTGCTGGGCCTGGGCTTGCGTGAGGCAGATTTCGACAAGCCAATCGGCGCTTTGAGTGGCGGGCAGAAGAAACTGGTGGGGCTGGCGCGATTAATGATGGCGAAGCCTTCAGTGCTTCTGCTCGACGAGCCGGACAACCACCTCGACCTGGCCGGCAAGGCCTTCCTCGAACGGTTGATCATCAACTACTCCGGCGCGGTCGTCATCATCTCGCACGACCGTTATCTGCTTGACGCCGTTGTCACTCACATCACCGAACTTGAAGATGGCAAGCTCACCACGTTCAGCGGCGACTACTCGATGTTTGTCATTGACAAAGAAGAGAAGCTGGCGCGGCAGTCCGAGTTGTATCATGTTCAACAACGCGAAGTCAGCCGCATTGAAGCCGCCATCAAGCGTTATGCCATTTGGGCCAAAGTTTACGACAGCGAAAAATTTGCCAAACGGGCCAGGGCGATTCAAAACCGGCTGGACAAGATGGATCGCATCGAGCGCCCGGTGCTGGAACGGCGGCGGATGGACCTGGCCCTGAGCGGCTGGCGCGGCTCGAACAAAGTGCTGGAACTGATTGGTGTGAGGAAGTCGTTTGGCGAGTCGCCGCTCTTGCGTGGCCTGAACCTGCTGGTGCGGCACGGCGAGCGAGTGGGTCTCATCGGCGCGAACGGCGCCGGCAAGTCGGTGCTTCTGCGGCTCATCATCGGCCAGGAGGCGGCGGACGCAGGCGAAGTAAAGATCGGCCCCAGCGTGAAGATCGGCCACTATGCCCAAGAGCACGAGACGCTGAACTTTGCCCAAACACCTCTTGAGGCGGTTCGGCTGGCCCGCCCTCTCAGCGAAGGCAACGCCGTCTCGTTTTTGGGCCGCTATTTGTTTCCATATCGGCAAGTGACACAGAAGATCGGCGACCTCTCCGGCGGCGAACGAAGCCGCTTGCAATTGGCCCTGCTGGTGCTGTCCGACGTGAACTTCCTGCTGTTGGACGAGCCGACCAACAACCTGGACATCGCCTCTGCCGAAGTGCTGGAGAACGCCCTGGCCGAGTTTGAAGGCGCGGTGCTGGTCATCTCGCACGACCGCTATTTCCTCGACCGCACCGTCAACCTGATCGTCGAGCTAAAAGACGGCCTGCTGACGGAATACGTGGGCAGTTACAGCGACTATGCGGAGAAGAAGGGGATATAA
- the queA gene encoding tRNA preQ1(34) S-adenosylmethionine ribosyltransferase-isomerase QueA, whose translation MNTSDFDYTLPPDLIAQTPIEPRYASRLMILNRAGNALVHGKFRDVDRYLKPGDLLVLNDTRVLPARIRAHKNTGGAVEILMLRRRAPLTWEVMVGGKGVRLGTKLEVDGKSSLSAIVMEELDGARRLIQFSEPISPLLPTVGEVPLPPYIHTHLPDPERYQTVFAKTPGSAAAPTAGLHFTEAMLASLAAAGVRQAYVTLHIGLDTFAPVTEEKVEQHIIHTEWCHLPRETAKAINETRAKGGRVIAVGTTAVRTLETAARFSTDDDMPATETRPLDQKLLKPPHKLQSIQPVIGNTDLFITPGFQFQVVDALITNFHLPRSTLLMLASAFAGRERLLAAYEAAKAERYRFYSFGDAMLIL comes from the coding sequence ATGAACACTTCTGACTTCGACTACACCCTGCCGCCCGACCTGATCGCGCAAACGCCGATTGAGCCGCGCTACGCCTCGCGCCTGATGATCCTCAACCGGGCCGGCAACGCCCTGGTGCATGGCAAGTTCCGCGACGTTGATCGCTACTTGAAGCCCGGCGACCTGTTGGTGTTGAACGACACCCGCGTGCTTCCGGCCCGCATCCGGGCGCACAAGAACACCGGCGGCGCGGTGGAAATTTTGATGTTGCGCCGCCGCGCACCCCTCACCTGGGAAGTGATGGTGGGCGGCAAGGGCGTGCGGCTGGGAACCAAACTTGAGGTAGACGGCAAATCCAGCCTTTCGGCGATTGTGATGGAAGAGCTGGATGGGGCGCGCCGCCTCATTCAGTTTTCCGAGCCGATCAGCCCGCTGTTGCCGACAGTGGGTGAAGTGCCACTGCCGCCTTACATCCACACCCACTTGCCCGATCCTGAACGTTATCAAACCGTGTTTGCCAAGACGCCCGGCTCCGCCGCCGCGCCCACGGCCGGGCTGCACTTCACCGAAGCCATGCTGGCCTCGCTGGCCGCCGCCGGGGTGCGCCAGGCCTACGTCACGCTTCACATCGGCCTCGACACCTTTGCGCCCGTGACCGAAGAGAAAGTTGAGCAACACATAATCCACACCGAGTGGTGCCACCTGCCGCGTGAGACGGCGAAGGCCATCAACGAAACGCGGGCCAAAGGCGGGCGGGTGATTGCCGTCGGCACCACCGCCGTCCGCACTTTGGAAACCGCCGCCCGCTTCTCCACCGACGACGACATGCCGGCCACCGAAACCAGGCCGCTCGATCAGAAACTGCTCAAGCCGCCGCACAAACTGCAAAGCATCCAGCCCGTCATCGGCAACACCGACCTCTTCATCACCCCCGGTTTTCAATTCCAGGTGGTAGACGCCCTCATCACCAACTTTCACCTGCCGCGCTCCACCCTCCTCATGCTGGCCTCCGCTTTTGCGGGCCGCGAACGCCTCCTGGCCGCCTACGAAGCGGCCAAAGCCGAGCGTTACCGCTTCTACTCGTTCGGCGACGCGATGTTGATTTTGTGA
- a CDS encoding DUF2905 domain-containing protein: protein MPDATTIGKWIMIAGAGLLVLGGLIWVVGRAGFPLGRLPGDLRIERDGFSFYFPLASSIIVSIALTLLLNLLARLLKR from the coding sequence ATGCCAGACGCAACGACAATCGGGAAATGGATCATGATCGCCGGGGCAGGGTTGCTGGTTTTGGGCGGCCTCATCTGGGTCGTCGGCAGAGCCGGCTTCCCCCTGGGCCGCCTGCCGGGCGATCTCCGTATCGAACGCGACGGTTTCTCGTTTTACTTTCCGCTGGCCTCATCTATAATAGTCAGCATCGCCCTAACCCTGTTGCTCAACCTGTTGGCGCGATTGCTCAAGCGATGA
- the ruvB gene encoding Holliday junction branch migration DNA helicase RuvB → MPDDEDRVLSPKRRPDDQVDYALRPQKLAELIGQDRVKDNLAILIAAAKKRGEPLDHCLFYGPPGLGKTTLSHVLANEMAVNIKVTAGPAIERPGDLASILTNLRAGDILFVDEIHRLGKVVEEVLYPAMEDFALDIVIGKGPSARSIRLKLPKFTLVGATTRLALISAPMRARFGAQYRLDFYEQAAMELIVIRAADKLKVPIEADGVAEVARRARGTPRVALRLLRRVRDYAQVKADGTITVAVAKDALALMDVDELGLDDIDRRVLRAIIEKFSGGPVGLETIAASISEEADTIMDVYEPYLLQLGFLDRTPRGRTATRLAYEHLGLPYKENGQEKLL, encoded by the coding sequence ATGCCCGACGACGAGGATCGCGTCCTCTCTCCCAAACGCCGGCCCGACGATCAAGTGGACTACGCCCTCCGCCCGCAAAAGCTGGCCGAACTCATCGGCCAGGATCGGGTGAAGGACAACCTGGCGATTCTGATCGCGGCGGCCAAGAAGCGCGGCGAGCCGCTCGACCATTGCTTGTTTTATGGCCCGCCCGGTTTGGGGAAAACGACTCTGTCTCACGTGCTGGCCAACGAGATGGCGGTCAATATCAAAGTGACGGCCGGCCCGGCCATCGAGCGCCCCGGCGACCTGGCCTCCATCCTCACCAATTTGCGCGCGGGCGACATCCTCTTCGTGGACGAAATTCACCGGCTGGGCAAAGTTGTCGAAGAAGTGCTCTACCCGGCCATGGAAGATTTCGCCCTCGACATCGTCATTGGTAAAGGCCCCAGCGCCCGAAGCATCCGCCTCAAACTGCCCAAGTTCACGCTGGTGGGCGCAACCACACGTTTGGCGCTGATCAGCGCGCCGATGCGGGCGCGGTTCGGGGCGCAGTACCGGCTGGACTTTTACGAGCAGGCGGCGATGGAGTTGATCGTGATTCGCGCCGCCGACAAACTCAAGGTTCCCATCGAAGCCGACGGGGTGGCCGAGGTCGCCCGCCGCGCGCGGGGAACCCCTCGCGTGGCCCTGCGCCTTCTTCGCCGCGTCCGCGATTACGCGCAGGTGAAGGCCGACGGCACGATCACCGTCGCCGTTGCCAAAGACGCGCTAGCGTTGATGGACGTGGACGAACTGGGGCTGGACGACATTGATCGCCGCGTGTTGCGGGCTATCATCGAAAAGTTCAGCGGCGGGCCGGTGGGCCTGGAGACGATTGCCGCCTCCATCAGTGAAGAAGCCGACACGATTATGGACGTATACGAGCCGTACCTTCTGCAACTCGGCTTTCTGGATCGCACGCCGCGTGGCCGAACTGCCACTCGGCTGGCTTACGAACACCTGGGCCTGCCATACAAAGAGAACGGGCAGGAGAAACTGCTGTAA
- a CDS encoding phage integrase N-terminal SAM-like domain-containing protein → MNDQLSLFDPKSQATPPLRQPALDPSAPLESAIAAWLDHLRKQDKSWHTLQAFSCDLNILLEYVDAKEPLNRMTTARLNEFLNWMRNERGKPCSDKTYGRRVTSLKAFFRWATPLAELRADPSQAVLQLSVRSPLPEILTDEEVEKCLAAGEILRRGEKPDIRPLVLFKLLLDTGMKKVEVANLKKEHIDLARLAEPFLFVRYPEKKDWPKERKLKLTPEWVEIYRDYLAEYAPKETVFLWSVRKLELSLGETGKAAGLDKSVSFDTMRWTCAVRDYKAKMDEDAIRRKMGLSPIQWRETGSRIRKLVEGEE, encoded by the coding sequence ATGAACGACCAACTCTCTCTCTTCGATCCCAAGTCGCAGGCCACACCGCCGTTGCGCCAGCCTGCGTTAGACCCAAGCGCCCCACTCGAATCGGCGATTGCGGCCTGGCTCGATCACCTTCGCAAGCAGGACAAGTCGTGGCACACGCTTCAGGCCTTCTCCTGCGATCTCAACATCCTGCTCGAATACGTAGACGCCAAAGAGCCGCTGAACCGGATGACGACGGCCCGCCTCAACGAGTTTTTGAACTGGATGCGAAACGAGCGCGGCAAGCCTTGCTCCGACAAGACCTATGGCCGCCGGGTCACCTCACTCAAGGCCTTCTTCCGCTGGGCCACGCCGCTGGCCGAACTGCGAGCCGACCCGTCGCAGGCGGTTTTGCAGTTGTCGGTTCGCAGTCCATTGCCGGAGATTTTGACGGATGAGGAGGTGGAGAAGTGTCTGGCCGCCGGGGAGATTTTGCGGCGCGGCGAGAAGCCGGACATCCGTCCGCTTGTCCTCTTCAAGCTTCTGCTCGACACCGGCATGAAGAAGGTGGAAGTTGCCAACCTGAAGAAAGAACATATTGACCTGGCCCGCCTTGCTGAACCGTTCCTGTTCGTGCGCTATCCTGAAAAGAAGGACTGGCCCAAAGAGCGCAAGCTCAAGCTCACGCCGGAGTGGGTTGAGATTTACCGCGACTACCTGGCCGAGTACGCCCCGAAAGAGACGGTCTTTCTATGGTCGGTGCGCAAGCTGGAGTTGTCGCTGGGCGAGACGGGCAAGGCCGCCGGGCTGGACAAGAGCGTGTCGTTCGACACGATGCGCTGGACGTGCGCCGTGCGCGACTATAAGGCCAAAATGGACGAAGACGCCATCCGCCGCAAGATGGGCCTGTCGCCTATTCAGTGGCGGGAAACGGGGAGCAGGATTCGGAAATTGGTGGAAGGGGAAGAGTAA
- a CDS encoding PLDc_N domain-containing protein has protein sequence MENIRALIPYLIPIILLQLGLMIFALVDLSRREKTKGPKWLWALVIIFVNLIGPILYFVVGREE, from the coding sequence ATGGAAAATATTCGAGCATTAATCCCCTATCTCATTCCCATCATTCTTCTACAACTGGGGCTGATGATCTTTGCTCTGGTAGATTTGAGCCGCCGCGAAAAAACCAAAGGGCCTAAGTGGCTGTGGGCGCTCGTCATCATCTTCGTTAATTTGATTGGCCCGATTCTCTACTTCGTCGTCGGGCGGGAAGAGTAA
- a CDS encoding ABC transporter ATP-binding protein has protein sequence MTAIRIEGLRKFYGPVHALDGLNLTVEPGTVFGFLGPNGAGKTTTLRILTGLTHATEGQAWVIGTEITTNRREVARRIGYLPEEPAFYPWLTPREFLDHIGRVFGLSASERAVRVKELLDLLGLAEVAKRRIAGFSRGMRQRLGLAQALVNRPEVLFLDEPVSALDPAGRKEVLELIETLRGQHTVFMSSHILADVERVCDTIGIIGRGRLVTQAPRETLLAQYAIPALEVEADRGFEMQINAWAEALRGRSWVQSVSIKGLTARAIVNDVETAKQELLASAMQAGLVLTRFEILRPSLEDVFLRLMGKEGQTP, from the coding sequence ATGACAGCCATTCGTATTGAAGGCTTGCGGAAGTTCTACGGCCCGGTGCATGCGCTCGACGGCTTGAACCTCACGGTCGAGCCAGGGACGGTCTTCGGCTTTCTTGGCCCTAACGGCGCCGGCAAGACAACGACCCTCCGCATTCTCACCGGCCTGACGCATGCGACTGAAGGCCAGGCCTGGGTAATCGGGACCGAAATCACCACCAATCGGCGCGAAGTTGCCCGTCGCATCGGCTATCTGCCGGAAGAGCCTGCATTTTATCCCTGGCTGACGCCGCGCGAGTTTCTCGATCATATTGGCCGGGTGTTCGGACTCTCTGCCAGCGAACGTGCGGTGCGGGTCAAAGAACTGCTTGATCTGTTGGGTCTGGCCGAGGTTGCCAAACGGCGCATCGCCGGTTTTTCGCGTGGGATGCGCCAACGGCTGGGGCTGGCGCAAGCGCTCGTCAACCGGCCCGAAGTGTTGTTCCTCGACGAGCCGGTCAGCGCCCTCGACCCCGCTGGCCGCAAGGAAGTGCTGGAGCTGATCGAGACTCTGCGTGGGCAGCACACTGTGTTTATGTCCTCACACATTCTGGCAGACGTTGAGCGGGTGTGCGACACGATCGGCATCATCGGGCGTGGGCGGCTGGTGACTCAAGCGCCCCGCGAGACCTTGTTGGCACAATATGCGATACCGGCCCTGGAAGTAGAGGCTGACCGCGGATTTGAAATGCAGATCAACGCCTGGGCCGAAGCACTGCGCGGGCGGAGCTGGGTTCAATCCGTCTCAATCAAAGGACTCACTGCCCGGGCCATCGTTAATGACGTAGAGACGGCGAAGCAAGAATTGCTGGCTTCGGCGATGCAGGCCGGGCTGGTGTTGACCCGCTTTGAAATCCTGCGGCCTTCGTTGGAAGACGTTTTCCTGAGGCTGATGGGTAAAGAAGGGCAAACCCCATGA